CCGATCACAACTATAAAGGCCGTCACGAGCATCCCTATGAGGTTGGATAGGTCTATCCCCGCCGCCCTAAAAGCCTTACCAACGTCAGTCTTATCAAAAGCCTTCTCTAAACCAGTCCTCTCCACCAGCCTATTCACAGCCCTCCCCACCACGGAGCCCACCACCCACGCAATGAGGATAATCAAGATGGCGACTGCGCCCTCTATGCTGTAGTTTATCAAGTCGCTCACTAGTTTGTCCCAGTTAATCCCAAACTGTAGCAACATAACCCTACTACCGTTGTACTTTTTAAATATTGTCGATACGAACACCCACGCTATTAACACAGTTAACAGGGGAAACACGGCGTGTGCCAGCCGCAGTGTTAGCTGGCACAAGCTAACACTGCGAAATTTAAATCGGCAGGTGTAAAACAAGGTTTGTATAGGATGTTTAAGCTAACTAAAACTTGTCCACGAGCTATAATATTTAAAAAATATTTAAATGAAGAAAGCAGTTACTATTCTATTTACAATAGTAGATTAGTAAGACTTATAGAAATTTGAATTATAGAATATAGTTAGTGCAAAGTATTGATATGCGGCGCGGGTTACCGGATGGAGATTCTTCTTCCCGGCGCCTTAATATTTATTTACCTCTTGAGTATAATACTTGTGGAGTCAAAATTTATCGATAGAGAGGCTGAGTTGCAGTGGTTGGAGGAGGCTTACAAGTCGCCTGCGGCTCAGATGCTCGTCTTGTACGGCAGGAGGAGGATAGGGAAGACGGCGCTGGTGGTGTGGTTTTTGAGAGGGAAGAGGGGGATTTACCACATGTGTACCTACGACTCTATTGAGAAAAACGTACGGGAGCTTTTGGACAAGTTGGCGGAGCTCACAAGGCTGGAGTATCTACGCCATCTGGAGCCGAGATTTGACGTCTTTTTAGACGTCCTCGCCCGCGTGTCTGCGGAGGAGAGAGTGGTGCTGGCGCTAGACGAGTTTCAATACCTCGTGGAGCTGGACCCCTCTATCCCCTCTGTGTTGCAGAGGGCTTGGGACCTCTCGCTGTCTAGGACAAAAATCTTCTTAATATTGGTGGGGTCTAGCGTGGGGATGATCGAAGAGAGGGTTTTGTCGCGTAAGTCGCCTCTATACGGCCGGCGCACTGGGAGTTGGAAAATGGGGGAGCTACCCCCGGGGAGGATACGCGAGTTTCTCCCCGGCTGGAACTCCGTCGACGTATTTAAGGCGTGGGCTGTGGTGGGAGGCGTGCCGTACTACCTCTCTCTTTTCGACGCCAATAGGGGCTTTGAGGAGAACTTACTGCGTCTCTTCAGGAAGGGCGGCCCCCTCTACGAGGAGCCGATGTTTTTGTTAAGAGAGGAGTTGAGAGAGCCCCGGGTGTACGTGTCTATACTCGAGGCAATTGCCGGCGGGAGACACGCCCTGGGGGAAATAGCCGACTGGGCGGGGCTGGACAGGAGCAAGGCGTCTAAGTATCTGTGGGTACTGCAACACCTCGAAATTGTGCGCAGAGAGGTGCCCGTGGGCAAGAAGAGAGGTCTCTACTACATCTCAGACAACCTCTTCCAGTTTTGGTTCCGCTTCGTCTACCCCAACCTCTCCGCGTTGGAGCAAGGCGACGTGAGGCCTCTCCAAGACGGAGAAGCCCTCTCCCAGTACTTCGGCGAAATGTTTGAAGAATTTATAAGGCGCTACTCGCCGTCTATATTCGGCGTGAGGCTAGGGAAGTATGTAAAAGGCAATGTCGACATCGACTTGGCGGGGGAAGCCCACGGCTGTAGAATATATGGAGAAGTGAAG
The sequence above is drawn from the Pyrobaculum ferrireducens genome and encodes:
- a CDS encoding ATP-binding protein; translation: MESKFIDREAELQWLEEAYKSPAAQMLVLYGRRRIGKTALVVWFLRGKRGIYHMCTYDSIEKNVRELLDKLAELTRLEYLRHLEPRFDVFLDVLARVSAEERVVLALDEFQYLVELDPSIPSVLQRAWDLSLSRTKIFLILVGSSVGMIEERVLSRKSPLYGRRTGSWKMGELPPGRIREFLPGWNSVDVFKAWAVVGGVPYYLSLFDANRGFEENLLRLFRKGGPLYEEPMFLLREELREPRVYVSILEAIAGGRHALGEIADWAGLDRSKASKYLWVLQHLEIVRREVPVGKKRGLYYISDNLFQFWFRFVYPNLSALEQGDVRPLQDGEALSQYFGEMFEEFIRRYSPSIFGVRLGKYVKGNVDIDLAGEAHGCRIYGEVKWSEDVDAETVMRNLVRKAEGDVYIVVARGFRKRTANSYTLQEIFDVLESGSRIKLCAEAT